One window of Lytechinus variegatus isolate NC3 chromosome 2, Lvar_3.0, whole genome shotgun sequence genomic DNA carries:
- the LOC121407091 gene encoding cytochrome b-245 light chain-like, whose translation MPEEKMMTNEWAMWANEHAFVSAVVMLMGGIVGVFGFDGAAFAYYTIVASVLVIIIEYPRGMRRKGSTVERRFQTIFHPVLLTLSPVTTNYFIRFILYLLMSVPCIFQFPTLLGGICLFIASLIYFKAALGGESWQASKAKVQRAKTLTNRPPENPPPRPPPQGAPNEGFTEVPLEQIPAQ comes from the exons ATGCCGGAGGAGAAGATGATGACCAACGAATGGGCGATGTGGGCGAATGAGCATGCATTCGTCAGTGCAGTTG ttaTGCTGATGGGTGGAATAGTTGGAGTGTTTGGATTTGATGGAGCAGCATTTGCCTACTACACCAT AGTTGCCAGTGTActtgttatcattattgaatACCCTAGAGGAATGAGGAGAAAGGGAAGTACAGTTGAAAGAAG ATTTCAGACCATCTTTCATCCTGTTTTGCTAACCTTATCTCCAGTTACAACCAATTATTTCATCAGATTCATCTTGTATCTCCT GATGAGTGTTCCATGCATTTTCCAGTTCCCTACTCTCCTTGGAGGCATCTGTCTCTTTATTGCATCTCTCATCTACTTCAAGGCTGCTCTTGGCGGTGAGAGCTGGCAAGCAAGCAAGGCCAAAGTCCAGAGAGCTAAGACTCTTACTAACAGACCTCCAGAAAACCCTCCACCACGCCCACCACCACAGGGAGCCCCCAATGAAGGCTTCACCGAGGTTCCTCTTGAACAGATCCCTGCACAGTAG